One Oceanicoccus sagamiensis genomic region harbors:
- the alr gene encoding alanine racemase, translating to MARPTTAFIDLAALKHNFQFAQRLVPEGQCVAVVKANAYGHGAVPVAKALEPLAPALGVACIEEADELRQAGIHKPILLLEGVFTADEIEQASANNYWIMLENQQQLHSLLNAELTQPIKVWLKLDTGMHRLGINPEQVTEFYQQLQASPNVDNDIILATHLACGDDLGSDFTDTQIACFMAAVKDIDAPLSIGNSSGVLAWPKARTAWNRPGYMLYGNSPFNIPQENADQLQQVMTLKSAVISVREVAAGESVGYAANWTAERPSTIATIAVGYGDGYPRSAPNGTPVIVNGQRVKLVGNVSMDMITVDVTDLDSVAIGDEVILWGPELTANEIAQWAGTIGYEILTRMPLRAPRIYK from the coding sequence ATGGCCAGACCCACCACCGCTTTTATTGACCTTGCTGCCCTAAAGCATAACTTTCAGTTTGCCCAGCGATTGGTGCCCGAAGGGCAGTGTGTTGCGGTAGTCAAAGCCAATGCTTATGGTCATGGTGCCGTCCCTGTGGCCAAAGCTCTGGAGCCTTTGGCGCCAGCGTTAGGAGTGGCCTGTATTGAAGAGGCGGATGAATTGCGTCAGGCCGGTATCCATAAGCCGATACTGTTATTGGAAGGTGTATTTACCGCCGATGAAATCGAACAAGCCTCAGCCAATAATTACTGGATAATGCTGGAAAACCAACAGCAGTTGCATAGCCTGCTCAATGCTGAGTTAACGCAGCCCATCAAAGTTTGGTTAAAGCTGGATACCGGTATGCATCGACTGGGTATAAACCCTGAACAGGTCACTGAGTTTTATCAGCAGCTGCAAGCCAGCCCCAATGTCGATAATGATATTATTTTAGCGACGCATCTTGCCTGTGGTGATGACTTGGGCAGCGATTTTACCGATACCCAGATTGCCTGTTTTATGGCCGCGGTTAAAGATATCGATGCGCCTTTAAGTATTGGCAATTCATCTGGGGTACTGGCTTGGCCCAAGGCCAGAACAGCGTGGAATCGTCCGGGCTATATGCTCTATGGCAATTCCCCCTTTAACATTCCTCAGGAAAATGCCGATCAACTGCAACAGGTCATGACCTTAAAATCCGCTGTGATCTCAGTGCGGGAAGTTGCGGCGGGTGAGTCCGTTGGCTATGCCGCCAACTGGACCGCCGAGCGCCCCTCAACCATTGCTACCATTGCGGTAGGTTATGGTGATGGCTACCCCCGTAGTGCACCAAACGGTACCCCGGTTATTGTTAATGGTCAGCGGGTTAAATTGGTGGGCAATGTCTCTATGGATATGATCACCGTCGATGTCACTGATTTAGACTCTGTGGCTATTGGTGATGAAGTGATTCTCTGGGGCCCCGAATTGACCGCTAATGAGATTGCCCAATGGGCTGGCACCATCGGTTATGAAATTCTGACCCGTATGCCCCTAAGAGCCCCTCGTATTTATAAATAG
- a CDS encoding D-amino acid aminotransferase: MSIVYLNGEYLPMEEAKISPMDRGFLFGDGIYEVIPSYNGKLVGFGPHIDRMNDGLSAIDIKFDYSHDQWRDIATQLSEKNGAGNLGIYFHVSRGADSKRNHAYPDNVPATVFAFSFEIPPEPIANRNQVKPYKVSTTQDLRWKRCNIKSTALLGNVMHYQHGHSEGNGETILYNERGEMTEGSAVNAYIVKDGKVITSPLDEQILPGITRLILLDILRKDGSIPVEERVVTMDELRTADEVWISSSSKEVAPVIEVDGQPVGDGSVGEVWEKAQSLFTANKYNY; this comes from the coding sequence ATGAGTATTGTTTATTTAAATGGTGAATACCTGCCAATGGAAGAGGCCAAAATTTCTCCTATGGATAGAGGTTTTTTATTTGGTGATGGCATCTATGAAGTGATTCCTTCCTATAATGGCAAGTTGGTGGGCTTTGGTCCGCATATCGATAGAATGAATGATGGCTTAAGTGCTATCGATATTAAATTTGATTACAGCCATGACCAGTGGCGCGATATTGCTACCCAGCTTAGTGAAAAAAATGGTGCCGGTAATTTGGGTATCTACTTTCATGTTAGTCGCGGCGCCGACTCCAAACGCAATCACGCCTACCCGGACAATGTACCGGCCACCGTCTTTGCTTTTTCTTTTGAAATCCCGCCAGAACCCATAGCGAATAGAAACCAGGTTAAGCCCTATAAAGTGTCTACCACACAAGACTTACGCTGGAAACGCTGCAATATAAAATCTACGGCACTGCTAGGCAATGTGATGCACTATCAGCATGGCCATAGCGAAGGCAATGGCGAAACCATTCTCTATAATGAGCGCGGTGAAATGACAGAAGGCAGCGCAGTTAATGCCTATATCGTCAAAGACGGTAAAGTGATTACCTCTCCTTTGGATGAGCAGATCTTGCCGGGAATTACCCGCTTAATCCTGCTGGATATTTTACGTAAAGATGGCTCCATTCCCGTCGAAGAGCGGGTGGTTACCATGGATGAATTGCGTACTGCTGATGAGGTCTGGATTAGTAGCTCCAGCAAAGAAGTAGCGCCGGTAATTGAAGTGGATGGCCAGCCCGTTGGCGATGGCAGTGTCGGTGAGGTTTGGGAAAAAGCCCAAAGCCTGTTTACCGCCAATAAATACAACTACTAA
- a CDS encoding glutamate cyclase domain-containing protein: protein MTNTAEKRDLALSQSIEDLLVARNLRGMKDVQSALIPGYYLRAAKLLLACKGTVLIGTGFPVLDSFETDGPVGAIALYQTLEYLGAKPIIVCGAPMSTAIAGDFRVHEITVGDLANAEQEAKAALELLQPELVLSIERAGLSAQGIYCNMRGEDISERCASFDYFLQYANCPTIAIGDGGNEVGMGNIHQAISALDITPSVTTCDELVIADVSNWAAHGLIALLAHWQQEDLLARINPQQILSYIAARGSLDGVTREPTLTEDSLPLAEGEKLIASLRQLVGFQ from the coding sequence ATGACTAACACCGCCGAGAAAAGAGACCTGGCCCTCAGTCAATCCATTGAGGACTTACTGGTGGCAAGAAATTTACGGGGCATGAAAGATGTACAGTCGGCTTTAATCCCTGGTTACTATCTGCGGGCGGCCAAATTGTTATTGGCCTGCAAAGGCACTGTATTAATCGGCACCGGCTTTCCCGTACTGGATAGCTTTGAAACCGATGGGCCGGTAGGGGCGATTGCTTTATACCAAACGCTGGAGTATTTAGGTGCCAAGCCAATAATTGTCTGCGGGGCACCGATGTCCACCGCCATTGCGGGGGATTTTCGTGTCCATGAAATTACTGTAGGCGATTTGGCCAATGCCGAACAGGAAGCTAAAGCCGCGTTAGAATTATTACAGCCTGAACTGGTTTTATCGATTGAACGGGCAGGGCTTTCAGCGCAGGGTATCTACTGCAATATGCGCGGTGAAGATATTAGTGAGCGCTGTGCCAGCTTTGATTACTTCTTGCAGTATGCCAATTGCCCAACCATTGCCATCGGTGATGGCGGTAATGAAGTGGGGATGGGTAATATCCATCAGGCGATTTCAGCATTGGATATAACCCCATCAGTAACTACCTGTGATGAACTGGTAATAGCCGATGTATCCAACTGGGCAGCCCATGGATTAATTGCCTTATTAGCCCACTGGCAGCAGGAAGATTTATTAGCACGGATAAACCCTCAACAAATTTTAAGCTATATCGCCGCGCGCGGAAGCCTTGACGGTGTAACCCGGGAACCCACATTGACGGAAGATAGCTTGCCTTTGGCGGAAGGTGAAAAGCTAATTGCCAGTTTGCGTCAGTTGGTGGGTTTTCAGTAA
- a CDS encoding biotin-dependent carboxyltransferase family protein, which yields MSTAASTGFKVISPGVLSLIQDSGRFGYHGIGLTNGGPLDPQAFYWANRLCESAAKQTANNIALEISVGGLVLESEVDTVIAVTGADMALTINGNNCPLWRSHTIKAGDHIELGYAQNGCRSYLAVAGGFDIAHSFGSAATVTREAIGGLDGERVQQGDLLPCHSASASHHYCLDKKDQPVYSTSITARVILGYQQQTFSDVQKNLFFSSEYTVSDRCDRMGYRLTGQEINSSINGILSEGICHGAIQIPADGQPIVLINDRQTIGGYPKIGSMISTDTARLAQLLPGGKVAFEAVSMERAHNLLHFAEARLQQAQLQTC from the coding sequence ATGAGCACTGCTGCCAGCACAGGTTTTAAAGTAATTAGCCCCGGCGTATTAAGCCTGATTCAGGATAGCGGCCGTTTTGGGTATCACGGCATTGGTTTAACCAATGGCGGCCCCTTAGACCCGCAAGCTTTTTACTGGGCTAATCGCTTATGCGAAAGCGCAGCTAAACAGACGGCCAATAATATCGCTCTGGAAATCAGTGTCGGTGGTTTGGTTTTGGAATCTGAGGTTGATACCGTGATTGCAGTTACCGGTGCAGATATGGCGCTAACCATCAACGGTAATAACTGCCCATTATGGCGTAGCCACACGATTAAAGCCGGTGATCACATTGAGTTGGGTTATGCGCAAAACGGCTGTCGCAGTTATTTGGCTGTAGCCGGTGGTTTTGATATTGCCCATAGCTTTGGCAGTGCAGCTACCGTTACCCGTGAAGCAATAGGTGGCCTGGACGGTGAACGTGTTCAGCAGGGTGATCTTTTGCCCTGTCACAGTGCCAGCGCTTCTCATCACTATTGTCTGGATAAAAAAGACCAGCCGGTTTATAGCACGTCAATAACTGCCAGAGTGATATTGGGCTACCAGCAACAAACCTTTAGTGATGTACAAAAAAACCTGTTTTTTAGCAGCGAATATACTGTGTCCGACCGCTGTGACCGTATGGGTTATCGTTTAACCGGCCAGGAAATCAATTCATCAATTAACGGTATTTTATCGGAAGGTATTTGCCACGGAGCCATCCAAATTCCTGCCGATGGCCAACCGATTGTATTAATTAACGACCGCCAAACCATCGGCGGTTATCCCAAAATCGGTTCGATGATTTCAACCGATACTGCACGGCTGGCACAACTATTACCCGGTGGCAAAGTTGCTTTTGAAGCGGTCTCTATGGAGCGGGCCCATAACCTTTTACATTTTGCTGAAGCACGGTTGCAGCAAGCACAACTACAGACCTGTTAG
- the pxpB gene encoding 5-oxoprolinase subunit PxpB — protein MKIELAGENALIIYFGDELYSGSASPDIAARVQAATAAIAGALQPVLIDLIPSYASLTVIYNALKTDHFHMLAAIKDLLADTVNAESGEGSLITLPVYYSLESGPELESIAERAELSIEQVIDLHQQQEYRVYAIGFAPGFAYLGEVDQQIASPRLSTPRQKVPRGAVGIADQQTAVYPAESPGGWNLIGLCPQRMFDPKAQPTMPVAVGDRVRFEAINRDQFLTLGGRYHEHCCQHRF, from the coding sequence ATGAAAATAGAACTCGCGGGTGAAAATGCGCTGATTATCTATTTCGGCGACGAGCTTTATTCCGGCAGTGCCTCGCCGGATATAGCTGCCCGTGTGCAGGCGGCAACGGCGGCCATTGCCGGAGCCCTACAACCGGTATTGATTGATTTAATTCCATCCTACGCCTCATTAACCGTTATTTATAACGCCTTAAAAACTGATCATTTTCATATGCTGGCGGCAATCAAAGATTTGCTGGCCGATACGGTCAATGCGGAAAGCGGGGAGGGCAGTCTGATTACTTTGCCCGTTTATTACAGTCTGGAATCGGGCCCGGAATTGGAGTCTATTGCTGAGCGGGCCGAGCTGTCTATCGAGCAAGTCATTGATTTGCACCAGCAACAGGAATACCGGGTTTATGCAATTGGCTTTGCACCGGGCTTTGCTTATTTGGGTGAAGTGGATCAACAAATTGCTTCACCGCGTTTATCCACACCGCGGCAAAAAGTCCCCCGTGGTGCTGTCGGTATCGCGGATCAACAAACCGCTGTTTACCCCGCGGAATCACCCGGTGGTTGGAACCTGATTGGCCTTTGCCCACAGCGTATGTTTGATCCCAAAGCGCAGCCGACTATGCCGGTTGCCGTGGGTGACCGGGTTCGATTTGAGGCGATTAACCGCGATCAGTTTTTGACCTTGGGGGGGCGTTACCATGAGCACTGCTGCCAGCACAGGTTTTAA
- a CDS encoding 5-oxoprolinase subunit PxpA — MALRLNCDLGESFGSWTMGMDAAVMPYIDQANIACGFHASDPVVMRNTLQMAKQHNVTIGAHPAYQDLVGFGRRSMNCSFDEIVALMHYQIAAMDGMAATAGLKLEYVKPHGALYNDMMAKPDVRNAILVAMSEYHRPLTLMLQATPDYNEHKAEADRLGLSLWFEAFADRCYDDDGKLLARSKEGAVHNKEKMLAQVKQLCDEGTITTVGGNTLSLQVDTLCVHGDNEAGVLAIQDIRELIGG, encoded by the coding sequence ATGGCTTTACGATTAAATTGCGACTTGGGCGAAAGCTTTGGCAGCTGGACCATGGGAATGGACGCCGCTGTAATGCCCTATATTGACCAGGCCAATATTGCCTGTGGTTTTCACGCCAGTGATCCGGTGGTAATGCGCAATACCTTGCAAATGGCCAAACAACATAATGTCACCATTGGTGCTCACCCTGCCTATCAGGATCTGGTTGGCTTTGGCCGTCGCTCGATGAATTGCAGCTTTGATGAAATTGTTGCATTAATGCATTATCAGATCGCAGCTATGGACGGAATGGCTGCCACCGCCGGCCTAAAACTGGAATATGTAAAACCCCACGGCGCACTCTATAACGATATGATGGCCAAGCCCGATGTGCGCAATGCCATACTGGTGGCTATGTCGGAATATCACCGCCCGTTAACGCTTATGTTACAAGCCACCCCGGATTATAACGAGCATAAGGCCGAAGCTGACCGCCTTGGCCTTAGCCTTTGGTTTGAAGCCTTTGCCGACCGCTGTTATGACGACGATGGCAAATTACTGGCTCGCTCTAAAGAGGGCGCTGTGCACAACAAAGAAAAAATGTTAGCCCAGGTTAAGCAACTCTGTGATGAAGGGACAATCACGACCGTCGGGGGCAATACCTTATCCCTGCAGGTCGATACTCTATGTGTCCATGGTGATAATGAAGCCGGTGTATTAGCCATTCAAGACATTCGAGAGTTAATTGGCGGATGA
- a CDS encoding putative hydro-lyase — protein MTADISPLTLRQRIRSGEHTTNTSGYAAGFVQCNLVILPKDWANEFLQFCQLNPKPCPIVGMASQPGDYMLPDLGEDLDIRSDISGYRIFENGEHKHSVTDIKDYWRDDLVSFLLGCSFSFEEPLIADGLDVRNVSQNLNVPMYRTNIDCRPAGRFSGKTVVSMRPFLAADAIRAIQICSRFPSVHGAPIHLGDPSLIGINNINQPDYGDAVTIKPNEMPVFWACGVTPQAVLEEAKPPLCITHEPGCMLVTDIPNSKLSIL, from the coding sequence ATGACAGCAGACATATCACCACTAACCCTACGTCAACGTATCCGCAGCGGCGAACATACCACGAATACCTCTGGCTATGCCGCAGGTTTTGTACAATGTAACCTGGTGATCCTGCCCAAAGACTGGGCTAATGAATTTCTACAATTTTGTCAGCTCAATCCCAAGCCTTGCCCCATAGTGGGTATGGCATCCCAGCCAGGTGATTATATGTTGCCAGACTTGGGTGAAGATCTGGATATCCGTTCTGATATTTCTGGCTACCGTATTTTTGAAAACGGCGAACATAAACACTCTGTGACTGATATCAAAGACTACTGGCGCGATGATCTGGTCAGCTTTTTACTGGGCTGCTCGTTCTCCTTTGAAGAACCACTGATTGCCGATGGTCTGGATGTACGCAATGTTAGCCAAAATCTCAATGTCCCGATGTATCGCACCAATATCGACTGTCGTCCCGCCGGTCGATTTAGCGGTAAAACCGTAGTGAGTATGCGTCCCTTTTTAGCGGCAGATGCGATACGCGCGATACAAATTTGCAGTCGCTTCCCCTCGGTGCATGGTGCGCCGATTCATTTGGGCGACCCTTCACTGATTGGTATTAACAATATCAACCAACCTGACTATGGCGATGCCGTTACCATCAAGCCCAATGAAATGCCTGTATTCTGGGCCTGCGGCGTGACACCTCAGGCGGTACTGGAAGAAGCCAAACCGCCATTGTGTATTACCCATGAACCCGGCTGTATGCTGGTGACGGATATCCCCAATAGCAAGCTGTCCATTTTATAG
- a CDS encoding fumarate hydratase: MTVIRQEDLIESVADALQYISYYHPVDFIQAMDKAYQREQNPAAKDALAQILINSRMCAEGHRPICQDTGIVTVFLKVGMNVQWEADMSVTDMCNEGIRRAYMNPDNVLRASILADPDGARANTKDNTPGVIHYEIVPGDTVEVHVAAKGGGSEAKSKFAMLNPSDSVVDWVLNMVPQMGAGWCPPGMLGIGIGGTAEKAMLLAKEALLEPIDIQDLQERGASTRSEELRLELHEKINKLGIGAQGLGGLTTVMDVKVKDYPTHAANKAIAIIPNCAATRHTHFTLDGSGTASLKAPKLEDWPEVTREAGDNVKRVNLDTVTAEEVKTWQPGDTLLLNGKMLTGRDAAHKKMVDMIEAGEELPVSMEGRFIYYVGPVDPIGDEVVGPAGPTTATRMDKFTRTMLEKTGLLGMIGKAERGPTAIDAIKDHQSVYLMAVGGAAYLVAQAIKSSKVVGFPELGMEAIYEFELEDMPVTVAVDHTGESVHKTGPQIWSAKIEEQAIKVT, encoded by the coding sequence ATGACTGTTATCCGTCAAGAAGATTTGATCGAAAGCGTAGCCGATGCGCTGCAATACATTTCCTATTACCACCCGGTTGATTTTATCCAGGCCATGGATAAAGCCTACCAGCGAGAGCAGAACCCGGCAGCTAAAGATGCACTGGCTCAGATCCTGATTAACTCCCGGATGTGTGCCGAGGGGCATCGACCTATTTGTCAGGATACCGGTATTGTGACCGTATTTTTAAAAGTCGGTATGAATGTGCAATGGGAAGCGGATATGTCAGTGACCGATATGTGTAACGAAGGTATTCGTCGCGCCTATATGAACCCGGACAATGTACTACGCGCTTCCATCCTGGCGGACCCTGATGGCGCCCGAGCCAATACCAAAGACAATACTCCCGGTGTGATTCACTATGAAATTGTCCCCGGCGATACCGTCGAAGTTCATGTGGCTGCCAAGGGCGGCGGTAGTGAAGCCAAGTCCAAATTTGCCATGCTGAACCCTTCAGATTCTGTTGTGGATTGGGTATTAAATATGGTGCCGCAAATGGGGGCCGGTTGGTGTCCACCGGGCATGTTGGGTATAGGTATTGGTGGCACTGCTGAAAAAGCGATGTTACTGGCAAAAGAAGCCTTGCTGGAGCCGATCGATATTCAGGACTTGCAAGAACGCGGTGCCAGCACTCGTTCAGAAGAGCTGCGCCTTGAGTTACACGAAAAAATTAACAAGCTGGGTATTGGTGCCCAGGGCCTGGGTGGTTTAACCACAGTAATGGACGTTAAAGTCAAAGACTATCCAACCCATGCCGCCAATAAAGCGATTGCGATTATTCCTAACTGTGCCGCTACTCGCCACACACACTTTACCCTGGATGGTTCCGGTACCGCTTCATTAAAAGCGCCCAAACTGGAAGACTGGCCGGAAGTGACCCGTGAAGCCGGTGATAACGTTAAGCGTGTTAATCTGGATACAGTCACCGCCGAAGAAGTTAAAACCTGGCAGCCCGGTGATACCTTATTATTAAACGGTAAAATGCTAACCGGTCGCGATGCGGCCCATAAGAAAATGGTTGATATGATTGAAGCCGGTGAAGAACTGCCGGTTTCTATGGAAGGTCGTTTTATCTATTACGTAGGGCCTGTTGATCCCATTGGTGATGAAGTGGTTGGTCCTGCTGGCCCAACGACTGCAACCCGTATGGATAAATTTACCCGCACCATGTTAGAAAAAACCGGGCTGTTGGGTATGATTGGTAAAGCTGAGCGGGGACCTACTGCGATTGACGCGATTAAAGATCACCAGTCAGTTTATCTTATGGCTGTGGGTGGTGCTGCTTATCTAGTGGCTCAGGCGATTAAATCTTCCAAGGTGGTTGGCTTCCCTGAATTGGGTATGGAAGCGATCTATGAATTTGAATTGGAAGATATGCCGGTAACGGTTGCGGTCGATCATACGGGTGAGTCGGTACATAAAACCGGTCCGCAAATATGGTCCGCTAAAATTGAAGAGCAAGCGATTAAGGTTACTTAA
- a CDS encoding urate hydroxylase PuuD encodes MDSFISIDILFRWLHVLFGITWIGLLYYFNFIQGEYFKEAEPDAKADATKKLAPRALWWFRWGAMFTFLTGVVLLELIRTAHGWDSYITVGALTGTFMFLNVWLIIWPNQKIVCGIVEGDAAAAGPKALLASRTNTLFSTLMLIGMMGSFHGGGQASYLVTQGLSTGLMAVLAIVVLLEANAIFGKIGPMASVKGVIHCSLALTVICLGLMQYV; translated from the coding sequence ATGGATTCTTTTATAAGTATTGATATTTTATTCCGCTGGTTACACGTTTTATTTGGTATTACCTGGATCGGTTTGCTGTACTACTTCAACTTTATTCAAGGCGAATACTTTAAAGAAGCTGAGCCAGATGCCAAAGCTGATGCAACCAAAAAGCTGGCTCCACGCGCGCTATGGTGGTTCCGCTGGGGTGCCATGTTTACCTTCCTGACCGGTGTTGTCTTGCTTGAACTTATTCGTACTGCTCACGGCTGGGACTCTTACATCACTGTAGGCGCCTTAACCGGTACCTTTATGTTCTTGAATGTTTGGTTGATCATCTGGCCAAACCAGAAAATCGTTTGCGGTATTGTTGAAGGCGACGCAGCGGCAGCTGGCCCCAAAGCACTACTGGCCTCAAGAACCAACACGCTGTTCTCTACACTAATGCTGATCGGCATGATGGGTTCTTTCCACGGTGGTGGTCAGGCTTCTTACCTCGTTACTCAGGGCTTAAGCACCGGTTTGATGGCTGTGCTTGCCATTGTCGTCTTATTAGAAGCTAACGCTATTTTCGGCAAGATTGGTCCAATGGCATCTGTTAAAGGGGTTATTCACTGCTCACTTGCTCTAACTGTTATCTGCCTGGGCTTGATGCAGTATGTCTAA
- the gltS gene encoding sodium/glutamate symporter: MAFEINSINALILSILVLYLGYFLKSRLHFLKTYSIPVSVAGGFLFSLFAAVLAGLGILTLTIDLELRSFLLLIFFSTIGLNAKFSELANGGKALLLLVIACSICLIIQNIIGISVVTALGKDPYFGLFGGSISLAGGHGTAIAWGEIVADKGIKGISEFGLACATMGLVLGGIFGGPIATRLIEKHDLRPSPETRGMAQQKVATSQGDEPKKHKVSVEIIIDTVFVLALCIVIGDAVNRFLFNNEILLPGFLTAMFAGVVMANVTDMVEVDINKEGLDLTGGVCLQLFLSMSLMSMDLLSMAESALLLMLVITAQLIFAMVFASFIVFRMMGKDYDAAVVAGGFFGLTIGATPVAIASMDAASKKHGPSYKALLIIPLVGAFFVDLINAGTIDVFLRLPLFN; encoded by the coding sequence ATGGCATTTGAAATTAATAGCATCAACGCCCTGATACTTTCAATTCTGGTCCTCTATCTGGGTTATTTCCTCAAAAGCAGACTCCATTTTCTTAAGACGTACAGTATTCCCGTTTCTGTGGCCGGCGGATTTTTATTTAGTCTTTTTGCAGCGGTGTTAGCCGGTTTGGGCATTCTAACTCTGACTATTGATTTGGAGCTGCGCTCTTTTCTGCTGCTGATCTTTTTTAGCACGATTGGCCTCAATGCCAAATTCTCGGAACTGGCCAATGGCGGCAAGGCGCTATTGCTATTGGTCATCGCCTGTTCAATTTGCTTGATTATCCAGAATATTATCGGCATTTCCGTGGTAACCGCTTTGGGTAAGGACCCCTACTTTGGTTTATTTGGCGGCAGTATTTCTCTGGCTGGAGGCCACGGTACGGCCATTGCCTGGGGTGAAATAGTTGCCGACAAGGGCATTAAGGGTATTTCGGAATTTGGCCTCGCCTGCGCCACCATGGGGCTGGTACTGGGCGGTATTTTTGGCGGCCCTATCGCTACGCGCCTGATCGAGAAGCATGACTTAAGGCCCAGCCCCGAAACCCGTGGCATGGCTCAGCAAAAAGTAGCCACCTCACAAGGGGATGAACCCAAGAAACACAAGGTCAGTGTAGAAATCATTATTGATACCGTCTTTGTGCTGGCCTTATGTATTGTTATTGGCGATGCGGTAAACCGCTTTCTATTTAATAACGAAATTCTTTTGCCGGGTTTTTTAACCGCTATGTTTGCCGGAGTGGTAATGGCCAATGTAACCGATATGGTTGAGGTAGACATTAATAAAGAAGGCCTGGACCTTACCGGTGGAGTCTGTTTACAGCTGTTTTTATCCATGAGCCTAATGAGCATGGACCTGCTAAGTATGGCGGAATCTGCCCTGCTCTTGATGCTGGTTATTACTGCCCAGTTAATCTTTGCAATGGTCTTTGCCAGTTTTATTGTGTTCAGGATGATGGGCAAAGACTATGATGCTGCGGTGGTAGCCGGTGGTTTTTTTGGCTTAACCATTGGCGCAACACCCGTTGCTATAGCCAGTATGGACGCCGCCTCTAAAAAACACGGACCCTCTTATAAGGCCTTACTGATTATTCCTTTGGTAGGTGCGTTTTTTGTCGACTTAATCAATGCCGGTACCATTGATGTATTTCTCAGGCTGCCACTATTTAACTAG
- a CDS encoding GGDEF domain-containing protein has protein sequence MSQYLVLINKMLPERFSQNDFDSLRARILLAIILFNVFYWFTLHIVTTVIMSKADNPSAFPYHAVFISILATQVFSLYLFCAKGLYRLAAHINILVILCFFSVIAYCVGAESGSGPYTNLLTIVALSFLLLSLRASLFWSLICLVLHISYTLLPAWGISWQPVFSGGNPVNQSYFESAAIALVYSVLIAAFWAFMSQNKTLSKQLLSERFALDRQTKMDALTGVSNRHFFDLQLTTVIEQQQYFALLYIDLDNFKPINDTHGHQVGDEVLRHVALRMRRIIRESDIVSRLGGDEFGIILQGIHKQKVNEIARKITDEIARPIKTAKGDMLISCSVGISICPEHGTDAQSLVRSADKAMYEAKAEGDGFCYAQGF, from the coding sequence ATGAGTCAGTACCTTGTACTCATCAATAAAATGCTGCCAGAACGGTTTAGCCAGAATGACTTTGACAGTTTGCGTGCCCGTATATTGCTGGCAATTATTCTGTTTAATGTGTTCTATTGGTTTACCCTGCATATTGTAACCACGGTGATAATGAGCAAAGCAGATAACCCATCGGCTTTTCCTTATCACGCGGTATTTATTTCTATTCTCGCGACACAGGTCTTTTCGCTATACCTTTTTTGTGCGAAGGGCCTTTACCGCCTGGCTGCCCATATCAATATCCTGGTTATCCTGTGCTTTTTTAGTGTTATCGCTTATTGCGTGGGCGCTGAGTCAGGTTCCGGGCCATACACCAATTTATTGACCATTGTAGCGCTGTCATTTTTATTGCTATCACTAAGAGCCAGTCTGTTTTGGTCACTGATCTGCCTGGTTTTACATATCTCGTACACCTTGCTGCCAGCATGGGGGATTAGTTGGCAACCAGTATTCAGTGGTGGCAACCCTGTTAACCAAAGCTATTTTGAGTCAGCGGCTATTGCACTGGTTTACTCTGTATTAATCGCAGCGTTTTGGGCTTTTATGAGCCAGAATAAAACCCTTTCTAAACAGCTACTCAGTGAGAGATTCGCATTAGATCGCCAGACAAAAATGGATGCTTTAACCGGCGTCAGTAACCGTCACTTTTTTGATCTGCAATTAACAACGGTGATCGAGCAACAACAGTATTTTGCCTTGCTGTATATTGATCTGGATAACTTTAAACCCATTAATGATACTCATGGTCACCAGGTCGGCGATGAAGTGTTGCGTCACGTGGCACTGCGTATGCGGCGGATTATCCGTGAGTCGGATATTGTCTCTCGATTGGGTGGTGATGAGTTTGGCATTATCCTGCAAGGTATTCATAAACAGAAAGTAAATGAAATCGCCCGCAAGATTACTGATGAAATTGCCAGACCCATAAAAACCGCCAAGGGCGATATGCTGATCAGTTGCAGTGTGGGTATTTCAATTTGTCCTGAGCATGGCACCGATGCACAGTCACTGGTACGTTCTGCCGATAAGGCGATGTATGAAGCCAAGGCAGAAGGTGATGGGTTTTGTTATGCACAGGGGTTTTAA